AAATAAGTGTGTCTAATTTAAATCAATCTAAAGTCATAACAATTAGTGCAATAGCATATAATTATACAGATGCTGCTAAAATAGTAAATGAAACTGCAAAAGTTTTTTCGAAAGAAGTTGGAAAAATCATGAAAACGGATAATGTAACTATTTTAACAAAAGCAGATGAGAAATTAGCAGTTAATCCAATTAAACCTAAGCCAATAATGAATTCTATTATTGGGGGAATATTGGGTTTACTAGTTTCATTAACATTCTTATTTATTAAAGACTTGCTAGATAAAAGAGTAAAAAATGAAGAAGATGTAAAAAATGTTTTAGACTTACCGGTAATAGGTATGATTCCAAATTTTTACGATGATAAAGATGTTAAGGGAGAGTCAAAATAATGTTGAAAAAAAATAGATTAAAAAATAGCAATAAAGAAAGGAAATTAATAACTCATTTATTACCTAAATCAACTATAAGCGAGCAATACAGAATGATAAGATCAAATATAATGTTCTCTAGCATTGATATTCAAATCAAAAAAATTGTTATTACTTCAGCAGCTCCTTCAGCCGGGAAATCAACTACAGCAGCTAATATTGCAGTTACTTATGCTCAAGCAGGAAAAAAAGTTCTATTGATAGATGGAGATCTTAGAAAGCCAACAGTACAATATACTTTCGAAACTAAAAATGTTTTTGGTCTATCTAATGTAATTACTGAACAAATTAGGTTAGAGGAAGCAATACAAAATACTAATATTGAAAACTTATCAATTTTAACATCAGGTCCAATCCCACCTAACCCAAGTGAATTATTATCATCCAAAAAGTTTTCTGAGAAACTAAGACAACTAGAAGAGTATTTCGATATGATAATTATAGATACTCCACCGATTTTAGCGGTTACTGATGCGGTAATACTTTCTACATTAGTGGAAGGGACTATTATGGTTATTAACGTTGAAAATAATAATAGAGAACAATTAGTTAAAGCTAAAGATTTACTTATAAAATCAGATGCTAATTTATTAGGAGTGGTTCTTAATAATATTGAAAAATCATCGAAAGAAAATTATTACTATTATGAATATTATGGTAATTAGTTTTTCGTTAAAGGAGTATATGTATGAATGCTAAATCAAGAATGCTATTGTTAATTATATTAGATTCATTAATTGTATCTTTATCAGTTTTCTTTTGTTATACATTGATTTCACCATTTTTTAATGAAGCAAATCAATTTAATGACCTCATTGTATATTCATTAATTTTATTAATAAGCCATCATTTATTTGCATACCTATTCAACCTATATCATAGGGCATGGGAATATGCAAGTATTAGCGAACTAATGGCTATTGTAAAAGGAGTTACTTTAAGCGTAATAACTACTACATTCCTAGCCTATGTAATTAATGGCCAAGTATTTTTGAGGTTAATTATTATAACTTGGATGATGCATTTGATATTAATCGGAGGTTCTAGAATTAGTTGGAGAGTAATTAGGGCTTATATTCTAGATACAAGTATTGAATTAACTCCAACTTTGGTTGTGGGAGCTGGAAAAGGGGGTAATTTATTAATTCATCAAATGTTAAGTACACCAACTATGGGAATGAAACCGATTGTAGCTGTAGATGATGATTTAAATAAAAAAAATATTGAAATTACAAATGGAATTAAGGTTAAAGGAACTACCAATGATATTAATAATCTTGTACAAAAATACGATGTAAAAAAAA
Above is a window of Macrococcoides canis DNA encoding:
- a CDS encoding YveK family protein, with translation MEEVIDISKVLNLLKRNWKFIVGLSLLGALIAAAISFFLIKPTYSASTQILVNSGNVNNQLEVQANQADLQLINTYNEIIKSPVILDKVAKNLDIQNNLGSKISVSNLNQSKVITISAIAYNYTDAAKIVNETAKVFSKEVGKIMKTDNVTILTKADEKLAVNPIKPKPIMNSIIGGILGLLVSLTFLFIKDLLDKRVKNEEDVKNVLDLPVIGMIPNFYDDKDVKGESK
- a CDS encoding CpsD/CapB family tyrosine-protein kinase, whose amino-acid sequence is MLKKNRLKNSNKERKLITHLLPKSTISEQYRMIRSNIMFSSIDIQIKKIVITSAAPSAGKSTTAANIAVTYAQAGKKVLLIDGDLRKPTVQYTFETKNVFGLSNVITEQIRLEEAIQNTNIENLSILTSGPIPPNPSELLSSKKFSEKLRQLEEYFDMIIIDTPPILAVTDAVILSTLVEGTIMVINVENNNREQLVKAKDLLIKSDANLLGVVLNNIEKSSKENYYYYEYYGN